The nucleotide window GAGACAGCtagcacattccaaaaaaaaaaaaaaaaacacaactaaccATGGAGCTAAGTGCAATTTTAAATACTATACTCTGAATATTAGAAAGTATACAACTTCCACACAACAAGTCATAGTCAATAAAACAAAAATGATCTTTTTGTGGCAAACAACGTCTAGAAGACTTGCAAAAGTGGTAGTCTCAGACATTGATGGTAAGCCCAAAAACAACACTAGGTTCCCTAACCAGAGTAATGCCAGGGGCAAGCGTGCAGAAATAGTACAACCACATCATCAAAAGCCCTTATTTCGAGTGAAACACAAAGAGTAAACCCAAACACGGATTTTTGAAGAGCGCATACACAACTTACACCAACACATTTCCCTCCCATTTAATTTTCTGCTCTTTAAATGATTTTCTGTTGTGATGTGGAAAAAATGGAAGAAAACACTTCAGAGATAAGAGGCTTGTTCTAGAGTTCATGTTAAACAATATAAAATGTCAAGAAACTGCTTCAATATGCAATCCTGGAGGTCTCTAATGGAATAACAGCAATGTAGGTGTTTAGTGCTTACAGTATGCCCTCACTTCAAGTCATTCTTACACATTGTGTTGCAGCGTGCACCTTGGTTTCACCACTTAAAAATAAAAGAATTTAACAACTATGAAGCTAACTTAACACGTTCTTGGAACTGAAAATGGTATGGTACTTTAAGAAGAAACAGCCGTTAAAATGAGAGCTTTGAGGTAGGCTTTAAGTAATTATAAAAGTTACACTTATGCAGCATAGAAATTGTAATTCTGGGTAACACACAATACATTACAAAAATCACCCACCCACTTCAGAACTTGAAGCTTTCAAGGGCAATAGCTCAATTGGCCTCCGTAGAAATTATATCCCGAAACATTACACTTCGTTCACGTTTTTATTCAGCAAATGGCTACCATGTTTAGGGAAAACGTTGTTTGCAATCTTTTCATGCATGGTGTAGATCTCAGAATTCTCAACTGACACTTCAAGTGTGATTTTTACAGATTTGCAACGTACAATTCAATGTCATCTCGACTTTCTAATTTAGGATTGAGCAAATTGTAAAAAGGCTTAGTTTTATTTGCTTTAATTAACTGTCAGTCTTAGATATAAAAAGTCAATTAGCATAGTTACAGACTTGCTCACAGAATTTTTGCAAGATGCCCTTGGTATAAACGACAGACTGCAGTTTGATTTTAAGCGATATAGTTTCAAGTTTACTAGATGAAATAGACCCAGCAACAGTTTTGATAAATGCAAAAGAAGCAATCTACAGCAAATGAAAAGCATAACCGGAATACAATGCTTACATTGAAAACGGTCCCATCAAATCAAACCATTATGAAGTTAGGCCCTCAAAAATAATGTTTAACAGCTCTTCATAGCTTCTTCTGAGAAAGCTATGCGCTAACGTATACATTTAAGTAATATTGACGATTAGGAGCCCCAAAAATAAAGCAATACAGAATCTATTAAAACAAAAATATCCAGTCCATTTTACAACGAAGGTTTTGATTCCATTATAATTTGTAGGCCTATTAAAAGAATATTTGCTGATCTGCGTCTGTCGGTGTGTGTGCTATATTGGGTTTTATGATTTTCTTTACATTAGCACCTTCTaaagcaaagcaaaaaaaagaaacctaaaattcctgttgattttttttaaaagaaaaaagtggttgATTCACTGGGTCATCATAATCCTATGAAAACTGCTTTAACTTGGTTTTGTTTACTCATCTCCTTGGAAGAGGCAACTTAACATGTTTAGAACTGTTTCCTAATAGTTATTAAGATAAGTTGTGTCAATGGATGTTAACAAGTCCTCACAGACATCTCAAAATTTAAAATTGATTCCTAAAAGTTATTATTAAGATTTGTAATTAGAGGTTAGCCATGTAAGTCCctcataaagtccatcccctgttgtAGCACAGGAGGGCTGCACGTACCAATTCCTGTCCCGAATGCGGGTCAGGCCTAGCTTCTCCTGGATCTCGTGTGGCTTCATGGCATCAGGCAGGTCCTGCTTGTTGGCGAAGATCAGGATAATGGCATCACGCATTTCCCGATCATTAATAATACGATGTAGTTCCTGTCTGGCTTCGTCGATACGGTCACGATCCGCGCAGTCCACCACGAAGATCAGGCCCTGCGTGCCAGTGTAGTAGTGCCTCCACAGTGGCCGGATCTTGTCCTGTCCCCCCACATCCCAAACATTGAACTTTACATTCTTGTAGGTCACAGTCTCCACATTGAAGCCTACTGTAGGGATGGTCGTGACAGACTGTCCCAGTTTCAATTTGTACAGGATTGTTGTCTTACCCGCTGCGTCAAGTCCAAGCATCAATATTCGCATCTCCTTGTTTCCAAAGATTTTTGACAGAACCTTCCCCATTCTGGCCAAAAAAGTGCATAAATATTCAAGAAAATCAGGGTTCCTAGATAAAATCTAACTGCTGGTGGTGTTGACGGATGATGTTGCTCAGTTGTGACCACTAGACCGTTGAAAGGAGGGTATCCATCACCAAATTCTTCGAGAAAGGTACTGCACAATTCGGGGGTAGCCAACAGAGAAGGAGTGCCTTCAAGAAGGATCCGATAGGAAAAGGATCTGTGCAATCAAGTGGGTAAGAAAACTGCCAAGAGGGATCACGTGATAAAGGTACAAAGTAAGAGATGCGTCCTGGTAGCTAGGTTGTCTTCTGCCCGGAATCGGTAAGGACTCTTTCTCGCGTTGAAGGGAATGGTGACTTGATTACCTGGCAAGGGCTTGGCCGGCCTGCACCTCTCCGGAGGTTCTCGGCCTCACTGTGACCCCCAACACTTTTTCCATGCAATGACAGATGGGAGCGGCTGACCAGCAGCTCTCCAACACTGCGGGCCGTCCACAGGGTGCGGCGCTTCCGGCGACCGGCGTACTTCTTTCTTCTTGTGCTCGTGAGCGCCAGCGCCCTACTCTTCGGCAGGCTGCCTTTCCCAGAGTGTGCCTCACACCTTGCGGGGCCTCTGCCCAGCTTCGTTAGCCTCCACGGGGGTCAATCATCGCCTCCCTGTCTCCCACCGGTGCCTGCAAACAGGATGATCTCAATTAGTACACTGCAGCTTTAAGTCACGCAGGGGCGCGCGCAACGGCGTTTCTGTCTGGAATCCTAGCGCGCGCGACGAGAACACAGCTCTAATGAGCACGTTTGCAAGTAACTTGACAAAGTGCTAGAAGAACTACCTTACCTGGAGACATTGACGGCTATCCGCCTTTTCGCTAAGTCTCCAGTAGTCCTCTCTCCCGCACACACCGGTCTCCTTTCGGCCCCCGCCCCACTACAGCCGGAAGAGGCGAAAGGGCGGAATCTCTCACTTCCGCCTTCGGTGAAAAATGCGCATGCGCAGCTGGTAAAGGGTCAGCCGTCAGTGGTGTGAGGAGGCGTGGCCGAGTAACAATTAAAGAAGaagggtgttgcctgtgtgtaagAGAAGCGCGACTTACGTGTGTTTTTGAGCGCGAGGTTGTACGTCatcagtggaagggctggactacAGTCAGGCGCGCGCCCTGAAAGTGTCAGTTAATTTTTGAAGTAGTAGAGAAATGCGGAGCGCGTGGCCTGATCGAAGATAGCAGTGCTTCGGACTTCTTGAAGTCTTTTGTATCTTGTACCTCTGCTGCCCCCTAATGGCATATCTGCACATTTGTACGAGTATCAAGGTTGGTAGAGCGTTCCAATCTACATCTTCCCGACACTTGGATTTATATTTTTGTAGGCGGCTTTCACAACAATGTAATTATGTAGTTCGCTCTGATTGATTTCGGATACAAAAGTATCAATAATGTACAAGATAAAAAAACACGCCTGTATAAATAAGACCGGAAATAATACCAGATAGCGTTTACTTGTGCAAGGGAAAATCGGCCATCAAAATGCAATGTttcagcacaaatagaaaaaaaatattaatatcagTCATTAAAATTAATTTATTACAAACAGCAATGAATGAAGCAATACAGATTACatcataaaaataatattgaaaattgtAAACTTGAAACTATCAAAGAAAATTTCTTAATCACCCCTAGTGCTAGAATAGGAAAAACTTTACTCTGGAAACCCATAAAATGGCAATCAATGTGTAGCAACAAAAAGGTCCGGTTCTTGCGCGTAGGAGTCATGAAAAGAAGTCAGACAGGCCTCCTAAACTGGTTGTGTCCTTCTATCTCACACAGAATGTGAGCCAAGTGAACCTTTGAGTCACTCTAAGTAGCTtgggatgaaggtaagcaggtccagtcttccttctcagacagcaatgctttcctcagcagcagggcagttctctggcagcagagcagtctttaagaaacatcctcaagtctaggagtgttctgatgaatAGCACTGGAGGTCTAATATTAATCCCTGGTGCCAGCCAGAGGGTGTTGTGTAACAGCTAgaactgccgactttggagctgggtagCCACTTTTGAGTCTCGGCGTCagcgtaatgtaactggtgctcgtgtaaagcgctccaataccatgGGGTCAAGTTCAtgctatatgaaactgcaaaaaacaaacaaaagcaagCCTTTTTTGTGGAGCTACCCGttcctacccccacatctggctctggaacaccatacacacaaacacatgcagcaacagtacatatacaccccgttaccccctggaagaatgcaaggacaaaaggaattgattgagatcagtgatattttgaaatatgcagatatcatAAACgaatatagaaaaacagtatatacaaaaattcacaatatgtacagaaggccgtacactatcctttgcaaatgtccatggcccactgggccaaaaatcacgggccaagcccacacttgactcctacctcattacagagagaacactgcaggggcatcaggtcgtaaacacacaggcacctcaggcggatgggTAAGggagtggcacctcagccggaagatggtacagcaccactgctcctcgagagggctccatacccactgcttggtcctggggagtgcaaggccccagtctctcaagtgggtggtttgcccactgctttgtcctggggagtgcaaagccacagtctctcaagtgggtggtttgcccactgcttggtgctggggtgtgcaaggccacagtctctcaagtgggtggtttgcccactgcttggtcctggggagtgcaaagccacagactttcaagtgggtggtttgcgcactgcttggtcctggggagtgcaaggctactgtctctcaagtgtgtggtttgcccactgcttggtcctggggagtgcaaagtcacagtctctcaagtgggtggtttggccactgcttggtcctggggagtgcaaggctacagtctctcaagtggatgccttcttccactggttctggagggggctttgtgcccagtgtgcttcatcgtgccaaggattgggtgagtggatgtatatctccactggttctggagagggctttgtgcccattgtgcttcatcctgccaaggattgggttagtggatgcaGATCTCTACTGGttgaggagggggctttgtg belongs to Pleurodeles waltl isolate 20211129_DDA chromosome 9, aPleWal1.hap1.20221129, whole genome shotgun sequence and includes:
- the ARF6 gene encoding ADP-ribosylation factor 6: MGKVLSKIFGNKEMRILMLGLDAAGKTTILYKLKLGQSVTTIPTVGFNVETVTYKNVKFNVWDVGGQDKIRPLWRHYYTGTQGLIFVVDCADRDRIDEARQELHRIINDREMRDAIILIFANKQDLPDAMKPHEIQEKLGLTRIRDRNWYVQPSCATTGDGLYEGLTWLTSNYKS